Part of the Azoarcus sp. KH32C genome, ACTTTGTGCCCGCCTTCCACTACACCATCCTCGATCTGGACGAGAAAAGCCGGGTCGTCGATGTGCTGTTCAAGTTGCCCGCCAACGAGCAGATCCTTTTGCACCGTCATCACGCGCTCAACCACACCTTCGTCGTCCAGGGCGAACACCGGCTCTATGAAACCGATGGCAGCCTGCGTGAAGCGCGGCCGAGCGGCAGCTACACCGTTTCACCCGCCAGCGAGAAGCCGCACCGGGAAGGCGGTGGCGAACAGGACGCCATCATCCTGTTCAGCATCCGCCCCGGTGACAACGAAGTGCTCTACGAACTGCTCGATGACGAACAGAATCCGCTCGGGACGATCACCTTCCAGACGCTGGTCGAGCTTTACCAGGCGCAGCAGGCGAGCACGCCCGGCTGAGAATCGCCGCCGGAAAAAGGCTCAGATCAGGCCGAGCTTGAGGGCGGCCCGGGTCAGTTCGATATCGCTACGCACGCCGAGCTTGGCCTTGATCTGGTAGTGGCAGTTCTGCACCGTCTTGGCCGTGATCGACAGGCGGCTGCCGATCTCCTCCGGGCTACAGCCGTCGAGCAGCAGACGCAGTATCTCGAACTCCCGCGGCGACAGCTCGGCGAGGGGGTCGGCGGCCTGATTGACGAGCGCCAGCGCCAGTTCGGGAGCGATGTCCGGGCTGATCGTCTGGCGCCGCGCCGCCACCTGGTACACCGCGTCAAGCATCACCTCCGGCGGGCTGCTCTTGGTGACATAGCCAAGCGCTCCCGCCCGCAGCGCTTGCGTCGCGAAAATCGGCTCGCGATGCATCGTGAAGACTAGAATGCGCACGCCGGCATCGCGTTGAATCAGCCGGCGGATCAGCTCGACGCCACCCATGTCCGGCAGGCCGAGATCGAGCACCACGACATCGGGCTCCAGCAGCCGATGCTGCTCGAATGCGTCCCGGGCCGTGGCCGCTTCACCGACGATCGTCAGATCCGGCCGGGATTCCAGCAGACGGCGGTACCCCCCGCGCACGACCGCGTGATCATCGACCAGAAGCAAGCGGATCTTGTTAAGCATCATTGTTCCTTTGCGTACTCAGCGCCTCAGCCGGAAACTCGGCCCGCACCCGCATTCCCTTGGGCGACCGCGCGGTGATGGAGAAGTGGCCCGCGAGCGCGGCGACCCTTTCGTTCATCCCGAGCACGCCCAGCCCGCTGCCGGCGCTGGCTGGCCGGCCTTCGCCGTCGTCTTCCACGCAGAGGATGCAGCGGCTCGTCTCGCGGCTCAGCCGCACCGTTACCTTCTTGGGTTCGCTGTGGCGCACGGCGTTGGTCAGGCTCTCCTGGATGATTCGGTACAGGCTGACCGTCAGATCATCCGGCAAATCGTCGATTTCCCCGTCGATCAGCAACTCGAAAGTGCAGCCAGTCAGGCGCCGCTGCCAGCCGCCCACCAGCTGTTCCAGCCCGGCGCGCAGACCGAACTCCTCCAAACCGACTGGTCGCAACTGGCTCAGGATACCTTGCAGGGATTCCAGCATGTGCGCGGTCACTGAGGCAATGGACTGGGCGGCGGGCAGCAGTTCGGGCTGACGTTCGCGCGTCTGTGCCGTGATGAAAGCCGTCTCGGCACCGATCGAGGTCAGGCATTGGCCGAATTCGTCGTGGAGTTCCCGCGCCAGGTGACGACGCTCCTCCTCGCGCACGGAGAGCAGGCGCTGGGCGAGCTGACGCTGCTCGGCCATCGTCTTCTGCAGGCGCCCGGTCAGGTGGTCGAAACCGGCGGCAATGCGGTGCAGTTCGATCAGCCGCGGGCGTGGCATGCGGGCAGCAAGGTCGCCCGCTTCCATCCGCCCCAGCGCCGCCAATATCTGCTCGGTCGGCAGGAGGGCGCGACGCACCGGCAGATAGACCAGCAGGTTGAGCAGCAGGATGCCGAGTGTCATGCCGAGCACCGTGCGGATCTGCTGCCACACGGCCAGGGCTTCGCTGTCCAGATTAGGCGTAACGACGAACTCGCCGACGGCAAACCCCGGATATTGGCCAATCCTGCCGCGGTACTGAATCTCCGGGCCGATCAAATGGCCGAGCACCCAGTGCACGAGGCGCGGCGGCGCCGATTCCTCGCCGAAACAGCGCTGAACGATCGGTTGCTTGTAGATGTCCTCCACCGCCACGCAGATCCCGAGCAGTTGCCCGATATCGTCCAGCGAGGCCAAAGCCAGTCCTGCCAGGCCTTGCTGGAAAGTGCCCCGCGGCTGGACGGCTTCCCCGGCAATCAGGCGCTTCACCGTTCCGCCGGTGTGGGCAATATGCAGGCGTATGCGTTCTCGAGCCTGATAGAGCACGAACCCGCTGGCGAAAACACCGATGGCCAACGCGAACAGCGTGACGCGTCGCAATAGATGGTGTTTGAGATCGATCCCGTTTTCAAACGCTGTCGGCGGAGGGTCGTCTGAAAAATCTTGCGGCATGGCTGCTACTTTTCTCTTCCGAATGGTTGGGCAATTTGCCGGAACGCCAGACGGAGAATGCCTGCTTGCCGGCGCACACGCTATCGGAATTGATCAGGACAAATCCCATACAATGCCAGTCCGCACCCCCGGGCATGAGAACAAGATGAGATTCAACCTGAAGGTCCCCTTCGCCGAAAAGGATCAAGCCAAGAAGCTCGGTGCGCGATGGGATGCCGGCCGAAAAATCTGGTACGTCGAGGGCAAGGAAGACATGGCGCCGTTTTCCGGATGGTCGCCCACTCCTCACGCTGCTTCGGTCGCCGACGTACAGACTCAGCAAAGCAAAGTCTACGTGGGCAGCGAGTACGTCGAGCAGCCGCGCGTGTGCGATTGCCCTCCGTGGGAGGAGTGCGACAAGTGTCGGCCCCTGTCCTTGTCAAGCCAGGGTTGAGGGGACGAGGACATGGAAGTCGTAGCGGTAATCGACTTTGAAACGACCGGACTGTCGCCGGCACAGGGGGATCGCGCAACCGAAATTGCCGCGGTGATTCTGGAGGGCGGCAAGGTCGTCGACCGATACCAGAGCCTGATGAACGGCGGCGTCCGGATTCCGTCCTTCATCGAGTCCCTGACCGGAATCTCCAACGAAATGATTCGTCGTGCGCCGCCGGCCGCGGAGGTCATGCGGGAGGTGTCGGATTTTGTCGGCGACTATCCCTTGGTTGCCCACAATGCTTCTTTCGACTGCAAATTCTGGGATGCCGAACTGGGTCGAATTCAGAGAACGAGGCAGCAGGAATTCGTCTGCTCCTTGCTGCTTTCGCGCCGGATCTTTCCGCTGGCGCCGAGCCACAAGCTGGGAGCCTTGGTCGAGTATGCGAATCTACCGGTCGCAGGCCGATATCACCGGGCTTTAGCTGATGCGGAAATGGCGGCCAGTCTTTTTCAGCGACTGAAGGATGAACTGCGCGACCGTCACCAGGTGAACAAGGTTTCTGTCGAGCTTCTTCGCAGGATTCAACGCGCGCCCAAGAGCCAGTTGAAGAAATGCATCGCACGCGAACAGAGTGTCTGATCGCGCGAGGGATGGCATAGCGGGCGTAAAGGAGCTATCCCCGTTCAGGCTACCGGCCGCATGAAGATCCAGTTGCGGTTGGTGGCGATGTCGGGTGCCTTGACCAATTCCCAGCCTTGGGCTCCGAGCTTGTTCAGTTCGGCCGCCACCACTTCGGTGTAGGCTTTCAGGCGGTCACGTTCCCGGCTCCCGAAAGGGCGGGCAACGTCTTCGGCCATATCGTGGAGGTCGCTGCGGACCAAGTATTCAAAGTGCTGCATCGGACGGCGGGCCTCATGAATAAAAAGCGTTAATTTCGGTGCAAAACTCGCCGGCCTCGCCGGCTTTCCCGCTCAATGCGGAATCAGCGGCACGTAATCGTTCGCGTGCTTCTTCGCCTGTTTCGCTTCCCGCTTTTCCTTCGGGGTCAGGAGAGGTTGCTTCTTCTCTTCCTTGTTGCTTTGCCTTTGTTTGCCCATGATGCTGCTCCTGAAAAGTACCGACGGAAGCCGGTACAAATTCAGTATAGGCTTCTGCCTGTCGCGAAACCGGATTGCAAAAGATAAAGTTGGCGCCGGCACGTCCCCTCACGAATTCCGCGCTGCCATCCCCTTGGCTGCAGCCTGACCAGAGCAAGGATTCACTCAGGCGGACAGCAACGCCGCAACCAGTTCGCTCAGGTCGGCGTATTCCGGATGCCGCTTCTCCGTGTGAGGCCACGGCTTCTGTTCGCGATTGATCCACACCGCCTGCATGCCGGCATCGCGCGCGCCCAACACGTCGAGCACCGCGTCGTCGCCCACGTGCAGCACCTCGTGCGGCTGCACACCGACGGCCTCGGCCGCGACCCGGAAGATGCGGGGATCGGGCTTCGACACGCCCACCTTGAGCGCGGAGACGCTCGCCACGAACAGCGGTGCCACCTCAAGGCGCGACACGTCGGCGTTTCCGTTGGAGATACTCACCAGCGGGTAACGCGCCGCCAGGAATTCCAGCGCGGGGAGCGCATCCGGATAAAAGCTCACGTTGTGGCGTTCGGCGAAGAAGACCTCGAAGGCCGCCCCGGCCAGCTGCGGGTCCTCCCCCGCATTGGACAGCGCCAGCCGGATCGACTCGCGCCGCAGCGCCGTCATGTCATGCGCCAGATCCGGCCGCTCCCGCCCCACGGCGTCGCGGATCTCGCGCAGCGCCTGGGGGCTCGCGTACATCGCGGCCGTCAGCGGAGCATTGCTTGCGAGCCATTCATGGAGCACCTGCTCGGCCCGGTCGATCGTCGGCCAGATCGGCCACAGCGTGTCGTCCAGGTCCAGCGAGATGGCTTTGATTTGTTTCAGGTTCAGCATGTAGGAGATGGTACCCGATAGGCGGGGAGTTCTCCTGTTCTTGGCGCGTCCTCAGTAGGCCCGATTCCGGCGTATCCGTTTCAGGCGCTCGTCGGCGAACTGTGCAACTTCAGGAGCCAGCGATCGCTCTCTGGAACGCTTCGCGTCGCGTCGGACCTGGAAACACGTTCCGGCGACTTCAGGTCTCGGTGCCGGCGATGACTCTCTCGATTCTTCGATCTGGCACAAGCCACATGGCCGCCACGAAAACATACAGCGCCAACGACAGCCATCCTGCCTCAAACGATGCACCAATGGCCGCCAAATAGATGACGGGCGACAGCTTCCCCTTCCAGTCCGCGCCGACAGCACGCTTGAGGATGGACGTGGCCCCCTCCACGGCGATGATGCATCGCTGCAGGAGCGCGTACGCAATTGCAGCCATGAGCAGCACGAAGCCGTAGACCGCACAAGGAAGTTGAGCAAAGTGGTTCTCGCCCATCCAGCCGGTCGCGAAGGGCAGCAGCGAAAGCCAAAAAAGCAGATGGAGGTTCGCCCATAGCACGCCGCCGGAGATTCCCTTTGCCGCGTGCAGCAGGTGATGGTGGTTGTTCCAGTAAATGCCGACGTAGATGAAGCTCAGGACGTAGCTCAACACAACAGGCATGAGCGGCGCCAGGGAGTCCAGATCAGCGCCATGTGGAACCTTGAGCTCCAGCACCATGATCGTGATGATGATCGCGAGAACACCGTCACTGAACGCTTCAAGCCGGCTCTTGCCCATCGCTGCCCCTCTGAAATCCAGTTATCGCACCGTCACTGTGCAACGATTTTTCGGTAACTTGCCGCCCCACCGCGCCTCAGGCTACCACTTGTCATGGCGATCCCGACGCTCCTGACGGTAGTTCGTAACCTCCAGGCGAACGCCATCCGGGTCGGCGAAGAAGCTTGCCCAGTAGTCCGGCGCATACTCGGTATAGAGCTTCGCCTCCGATGCCTCGACGCCAAGCGCGCGAAGTCGGTCGGCCACCGTTACGACGTCCGCGACGGAGTCGACGCGAAGGCAAAAATGATGGAGCCCGGGGGCATAGGAGTCGTAGCCGGCGGAACTTCGGGATGGACGGAGAACAAAACCGAAATGGCGGTTGAAGTACTGGATGTGAGGATCGCCGGCCAAAGAGAATTTGTTCTTCCGGAAGCCAAGCGCATCGATCAAGACGCGATCATAGAAGGCTTCAGAGCGTTGAAGGTCGGACACCGTGATGTAGATGTGGTCGATTCCGGTAACTTCAGTCATGGCGTGCTCCGCGAATAAGAGGGCTCAGGCCGCAAGCTCAATGTCCGGGAGATTCGCAAGCACATGGTCATAGCTTTCATAGCGCTCAAGAACCTCCACTACGACAGGCAGCGGTTCTGCCCAGATTTCCGGGAAGTCGCGTTCTTGCGGCTCTCTTATAGGAAACGCAAGCACTTCCACGGGAGGGCAAAACTGAGCACTGACGCCCGGCTTGTTGCCTCTGGCGTCAATCCTGTACCAACCAAAGTCCTGGAGATAGACGGCATTCAAACCGTGTAGACAGTATGGGGCGCCACTATCTCCAACCGACAGGCGCTGATAGCAGAGCCCCGCCGGAACGCCATTTGCGCGAAGTAGGGCCGCGAGCAGATGGCTCTTGGCATAACAGTAGCCTGTCTTGTGGCGTAGTACATCCGACGCTCTGCACGTGACCGGGTTGAGCTTGAAGTCGGAACTGTGCCGAATCTCGTCCCTGACGAACTCAAAACACCGACGGACCAAGTCCTGTTCGGAGGTCGTGCCGCGCGCCAGACTACGAGCGACTGCCGAGATGTTCGCGTCCTCGAAGTCGATGTACTTGCTTGGGGATAGGTAGCGATGCATGCGTTTCTTGTGGTTGTTGGACTGAGCCACCGCGGCGGCAGATGCCAACGAGATTGTATGCAGCGATCCTGCAGCGTCAATCCTTCAACATCAATGCTTCGGGCGACCGAGAGGCGGACGGTTCTTGCGATAGGAGTTCTTCAGTACGATCTTTCCGTCTCGAAACGTGAAGAGATCGCAACCATGGACTTCGACACGAGTGCCGTCCGCCCGCGTTCCCGTAAACGTCCACTCGGACACTCCCCTGTCCCCATGAACAAAATGGCGCGCGTTGCCCCAGTGTGCATCGGGGAAGGTTGCCCAGACTTCAGCAAAGCCAGCCCGCACTGCCTCACGGCCTTCGTATCGGGTGCCGCAGATGTCCGGGCCCGCCGAGGCTTCAAAGACACAGTCATCGCTCATGAACGACATGAGGGCATCGACGTCGTGGCGATTCCACGCATCGGCAAAGGCCTGTAAGAACGCGGTGGTGACTTCTGCTATCAGTTTCGACATGACTTAACCCCCTTCGGCGTGCACACCGAGGATGATGATCCTGTAGTTGAGGTAACGGGCGGCCGGACGCAGGCGACTCCAGGACTGACCACCATCCAGCCCCCGACGGCGAAAAGGCGCCCCGCTTACCGGACGTCCCGCTGACCGTAATGTTGAGACTGATCGCTCATCATGGCAAACGGGGTCACACCCACGCGAATTGACACCGATAACACTGCCGGCTCTCCCGTAGGCGCTGCGCGGCTTCATCGCGCAGCGTCCAGCGACCGAAGGGAGCGAGGTCGAGCGCAGGGTTATACGTCACGGTTTGATTGGCTGCATCAAGTGGGCAATGGCACCCGTAGGGTCTGCCACAATACAAACCCTGCCAACGTCGGGAACCTCATGTGGGGGTACTACAACACTTCCCCCAAGCATCGGCGCCTGCTTTGCGCATTCATCGACGTTTCCGACGGCGATATAGGAATGCCAAAATGATTTGCCGCTCGGTGTCTGAATCGCCCCGGGTTTCGCGGAGGCTCCAACTCTTGAGAAGATGGAGCCATGAAGAAGACGACGAAGTTCTCCCCCGAAGTGCGCGAGCGGGCCGTGCGCATGGTGTTCGAGCAGCGCGACCAGCATGGATCACAGTGGGCGGCGATCGAATCGATCGCGGCCAAGATCGGTTGCAGCGCGCAGACGCTGTCGAACTGGGTGCGCCGGTACGAGCGGGACACCGGGCAGCGTGATGGGGTCAGCACTGCAGAGGCGGCCCGCATCAAGGAGCTCGAGCGCGAGGTCCGCGAGCTGAAGAAGGCCAACGAGATTCTGCGCCTTGCCAGCGCGTATTTCGCGCAGGCGGAGCTCGACCGCCGCAACAAGTGATGAACAGTTTCATCGACACGCACCGCGAGCGCTTCGGGGTCGAGCCGATCTGCAGGGTGCTGCAGGTTGCCCCGTCGGCCTATCGTCGCGCGGTAGCCCGTCGGCGTGATCCCGCCTTGCGCTGTCTGCGAGCCCGTCGCGACGAGGTGCTGGAGGGGCACATCGAGCGGATCTGGGAGGCGAATCTGCAGGTGTATGGAGCGCGCAAGGTATGGCGGCAGTTGCAGCGGGAAGGCGTCGAGGTCGCCCGCTGCACGGTTGAACGGCTGATGCGTGCCCAGGGTTTGCGCGGTGCAATGCGCGGAAAGGCGCTGCGGACCACCCGCCCGGATTCGATTGCGCCGTGTCCGCTCGATCGCGTCAATCGCCAGTTCGTCGCCCAGCGCCCAAACCAATTGTGGGTGTCCGACTTTACGTATGTCTCGACCTGGCAGGGGTTCGTGTACGTCGCCTTTGTGGTCGACGTCTTCGCCCGCTACATCGTGGGTTGGCGCGTCAGTCGATCCATGCAGACCGAGTTCGTCCTCGACGCCCTGGAGCAGGCCCTGTGGGCTCGTCAGCCTGAACGTAATGCCTTGGTCCATCACAGCGATCGCGGTTCCCAGTACGTCTCGATCCGATACAGCGAACGTTTGGCAGAAGCGGGCATCGAGCCGTCGGTCGGCAGCCGTGGTGATAGCTACGACAATGCCCTGGCCGAAACCATCAACGGCCTGTACAAGGCCGAAGTCATCCACCGGCGAGGGCCTTGGAAGAGCGTTGAAGCGGTCGAGTTGGCCACCCTCGAATGGGTCTCATGGTTCAACCATCACCGCTTGCTTGAGCCGATCGGGTACATTCCTCCCGCCGAAGCCGAGGCAAACTACTACCGCAACCTCAGCGAGCAGGCGGTCGCCGCCTGACTCAAACAAAACGGCCTCCGCGAAACCCGGGGCGATTCAAACTGCCAAGACGGAGGCAGTTGGAGGTGAAGAGGGCGCAAATGAAGAATGCCAATGTCGTCTGCCAATACAACTAGCGGAAGGCTTAGCAGTGTTGCAAGAATTACAGCAAATAGGCGATGCATATTCATGATGGCTCTAACGTAAAAATAACCGGACGGAAAAAGCGCAGCTTTTTACGGTCCGGTTGATTTTATTGTTAGGGTTAAGTGTCAGTAGCATTTGTTGATCGCAAATTCGTCAGGATATTTCTTAATTTCAAGCACGATAAAACCACCCCCTTTTCTAAAGGTTACCTCGCAAGTCGCCGAAGGGTCCCTAGTGCAGGAGAACTCTGGGTGCTGACTGTATTCGACCTGATTTGCATGTTTTGGGATGTCAGGAGACCACCCTTTATCCTGAAGTATTTTCTTTGCGGCTCCGTATTCGATCCCATCCACGTCGTCACAGAGGTCAATTCCAGACCAATGCGCTTCGGCGTTTGACGCAATAAGCACTATCAATGCCAAGCAAATTGGTGCCATTGGCGTGTCGATAAAGTACGCTCGCATGCTTGCCCTAACTTTATTGTTAGGGTTAAGTGTCAGTAGCATTTGTTGATCGCAAATTCGTCAGGATATTTCTTAATTTCAAGCACGATAAAACCATCCCCTTTTCTAAAGGTTACCTCGCAAGTCGCCGAAGGGACCCTAGTGCAGGAGAACTCTGGGTGCTGACTGTATTCGACCTGATTTGCATGTTTTGGGATGTCAGGAGACCACCCTTTATCCTGAAGTATTTTCTTTGCGGCTCCGTATTCGATCCCATCCACGTCGTCACAGAGGTCAATTCCAGACCAATGCGCTTCGGCGTTTGACGCAATAAGCACTATCAATGCAAAGCAAATTGGTGCCATTGGCGTGTCGATAAAGTACGCTCGCATGCTTGCCCTAACGTAGAAGTGAGGGGCAGCCGGAGCGCGAAGCGCGGAGGGAACCAAAAGTGTAGCTTTTGGCTGTCCGCTCGACTGCCGGGTTGGGCATCAGTCGGCACACAGTTTTTCAACTCTGCCATGTTCAACGCGCAAATAGCAGCCCCACTCGTTCAGATATGCCGAGCAAACACCGTGAGCATCGCTCCCCACGGCCACGCCCTTTTCAGCAAGGCAAATGCCTTCGCATTGATCGGATCCAGTGCACACCTTTCCGGAATCCTTCGCTTTTACGTCGCAGACTTTGGGTTTCCCTGGATATGGCAATCCTAGCGTCGTCCAGTTGCCCCCAATGGCAGCACAGTCCTCCTCCGTATTTGGGACTGATGGCTTTTCAGCGAGGCATGGGACAGCGATAAAAGCCAACGCGAAAGCCGCGCCTAGCGTAAGTGCAGGTCTATTCATGATGCCCAACGTGTTGTAGACAGCAATAATGATGTATATGCTGGCGAATTGCCGCATAATCCAGAATGCAAGTCACCGTACACCGCTGATTTCATTCTTCTTTACATGAAAGGGCCAGACTTATACGTCAATCATACACGGCATCATCCGGAAATTGCTTATTGCATGGGGCACGCGGCCGGAATTGTCCCTGCGTCTCTCGGATGGCCCCCTTCAACCGACCGGCGGCTGCAGGACGATGACCGCCATCCCTACGAGCGCAATGGATGCTCCGCTGGTATCCCACGCCGTCAGCGAAACACCGAACGATAACGATGCATCGCCCGTCTGTCCTTCGCCAATGGTCTGTGCTTTGAGAAGGCTTGCCCGCGGCGTACTATCGACCGCTTCCGGAAGCCATTCCAGCGATCTCCGTCCTCGAGAGGCTACATGCTGACTTTTCAACAATTCATCGGTTTTCTTCTTGCCGCCATCCTGATCACGGCGTCCCCGGGGCCCGACAACCTGATGGTGCTCAGCATGGGGATTTCCAAGGGCCGGCGGCAGGGGATCGCCTTTGGGCTGGGATGCGCGCTGGGTTGCCTGAGCCATACGGTCCTGGCGGTCGTTGGCGTGAGCGCACTCATTGCCGCGTCGCCAACGGCTTTCACCTTGCTCAAGGTGTGCGGTGGCCTTTACCTGATCTGGCTGGGCGTCAATGCGTTGCGCAGTCTGGGTGGCGCCGGGGTAGGGGCCGTGAAGTCAGATGAGACATCGCTGTCGAAGTTGTTCCTGAAGGGCGTCTTCGCGAATGCGATCAATCCGAAGGTGGTGCTGTTCTTTCTTTCATTCCTGCCGCAGTTCGTCATTCCGGCCAATGGCAACGTCGGCTTGCAGATGGCCCTTCTGGGCGTGACGTTTACCGTCCAGGCCGCCGTGCTGTTCGGCGTGCTGGGCTATTTTTCCGGTGCGATCGGCCTGTGGCTCAATGCCAAGCCGAAAGCGAGCGCGATCCTCGACCGCGTCGCCGGCACGGTGTTCGTTGCATTGGGCTTGCGGCTGATCGTTAACCGCTGATCGGCCGCGGAACTCGCGGGTCAGCCGGCGTAATTCGCCGGGACGAAGACCTGGCCTTCCATGAGGCGCCGAGCGCTGCGGCTCATGCTGGCCTTCTCGACCTTCCATTCGCCCTCCGCTTCCGACGCGGCGGCGCCAACGGTCATGGTCCCGGAGGGGTGGCCGAATCGCACTTCGTCGCGGCGACCGCCCTCCTCAAGCAGCCGGGAAACGACCGTCCCGCGGATCGCCGCCGCGACGGCGATGGCAACGGCGCCGGTGCCGGTCATGGCGTGGTGCAGCTTTCCCATCGAGAAGATGCGGGCGCAGAGGTCGATGTCGTCGGCCTTCACGGCCTTGCCACTGGAAGCGATGTAGGCGGCTGGAGGCGCGACGAAGGCGAGCTTGGGGGTGTGCGGGCGCTTCTCGGTGGCTTCCGCGGCGGTCTTCGCGAGGCCCATCGCGACGGTCGCATGGGCACGGACGGCTTCGCAGCGCGCCAGCACCGCTTCGTCATGGTTGATGTCGGGCTGAAGTTCGGTGCCGCGGAAACCGAGGGTCGCCGCGTCGACGAAGATCGTGGGGTTGCCGGCGTTGATCAGCGTCGCTTCGACCCGGCCCACGCCCGGCACGTCGATCGTGTCGACCATGCGGCCGGTCGGAAACATCGCTCCGCCCTCCCCGCCCTCATCCGCCCCGGGCTCCAGGAACTCCAGCTTGATTTCGGCTGCGGGGAAGGTCACGCCATCGAGTTCGAAGTCGCCGATCTCCTGCACTTCGCCGTCGGCCATCGGTACGTGCGCGAGGATCTTCTTGCCGATGTTGGCCTGCCAGATGCGGACGACGGCGACGCCGTTGGGCGGCACTTCGACCAGCCCGCGCTGAATCGCAAACGGACCGACGGCGGAGGTGAGGTTGCCGCAGTTGCCGCTCCAGTCGATCACCGGCTTCTCGATGGAGACCGCGCCGAAAAGGTAATCCACGTCGCAGTTCTCGCGGCGGCTGCGGCTGACGATGACGACCTTGCTGGTGCTGGAGGTTGCTCCGCCCATGCCGTCGATGTGCTTGCCGTAGGGATCGGGGCTGCCGACGACGCGCAGCAGGAGGGCGTCGCGGAGCGCAGGGTCGGTGCGCGTTTCGGCGGGGAGATCGTCGGACGTGAAGAAGAGGCCTTTGCTGGTGCCGCCCCGCATGTAGGTGGCACGAATCGCGATCTGGCGTGGAGTTGCGGTCATGAGTCTGCCTTGTTGAGGTCGTTCGC contains:
- the prpF gene encoding 2-methylaconitate cis-trans isomerase PrpF, with translation MTATPRQIAIRATYMRGGTSKGLFFTSDDLPAETRTDPALRDALLLRVVGSPDPYGKHIDGMGGATSSTSKVVIVSRSRRENCDVDYLFGAVSIEKPVIDWSGNCGNLTSAVGPFAIQRGLVEVPPNGVAVVRIWQANIGKKILAHVPMADGEVQEIGDFELDGVTFPAAEIKLEFLEPGADEGGEGGAMFPTGRMVDTIDVPGVGRVEATLINAGNPTIFVDAATLGFRGTELQPDINHDEAVLARCEAVRAHATVAMGLAKTAAEATEKRPHTPKLAFVAPPAAYIASSGKAVKADDIDLCARIFSMGKLHHAMTGTGAVAIAVAAAIRGTVVSRLLEEGGRRDEVRFGHPSGTMTVGAAASEAEGEWKVEKASMSRSARRLMEGQVFVPANYAG